One window of Chamaesiphon minutus PCC 6605 genomic DNA carries:
- the kaiC gene encoding circadian clock protein KaiC, producing the protein MTSTNQLSELPLNPLGVQKIRTMIEGFDDISHGGLPSGRTTILSGTSGTGKTMLAVQFIYNGIYYFDEPGVFVTFEESPADIIKNAYSFGWDLQKLIDDGKLFILDASPDPEGQEVVGNFDLSALIERIQYAFVKYKAKRVSIDSVTAIFQQYDAASVVRREIFRLVARLKQMGATTIMTTERVEEYGPVARFGVEEFVSDNVAIVRNVLEGERRRRTIEILKLRGTTHMKGEYPFTITNHGINIFPLGAMRLTQKSSNVRVSSGVKALDAMCGGGYFKDSIILATGATGTGKTLLVSKFIQEACLAGERAILFAYEESRAQLSRNASSWGIDFEELEQQGLLKILCTYPESAGLEDHLQTIKSEIADFQPDRIAIDSLSALARGVSNNSFRQFVIGVTGYAKQEEITGFFTNTSDQFMGANSITDSHISTITDTILMLQYVEIRGEMARALNVFKMRGSWHDKGIHEYTISKDGAEIKDSFRNYEGIISGSPSRISVDEKYELSRIVRGVSDKSIE; encoded by the coding sequence ATGACCAGTACGAATCAATTATCAGAATTACCGCTAAATCCCCTGGGCGTGCAGAAAATTCGCACGATGATTGAAGGCTTTGATGACATCTCTCATGGTGGTCTACCTAGTGGTAGAACGACGATTCTCAGTGGCACGTCAGGGACGGGAAAAACCATGCTAGCCGTCCAATTTATCTATAACGGAATTTACTACTTTGATGAGCCTGGAGTCTTTGTAACCTTTGAAGAATCACCTGCCGATATCATTAAAAACGCCTATAGTTTCGGTTGGGATCTTCAAAAATTAATCGATGATGGTAAGCTATTTATTCTCGATGCGTCCCCAGATCCTGAAGGCCAAGAAGTAGTCGGTAATTTCGATCTCTCGGCGTTAATCGAGCGGATTCAGTATGCGTTTGTCAAGTATAAAGCCAAGCGGGTATCGATCGATTCTGTCACAGCGATCTTTCAACAATATGATGCGGCATCGGTAGTAAGACGAGAAATTTTCAGGCTGGTAGCACGACTCAAACAGATGGGTGCAACTACCATTATGACCACCGAGCGCGTCGAAGAGTACGGCCCTGTGGCGCGATTTGGAGTAGAAGAATTCGTTTCGGATAATGTCGCGATCGTGCGAAATGTCCTCGAAGGCGAGCGGCGGCGGCGGACGATCGAAATTCTCAAGCTTAGGGGTACAACACACATGAAGGGCGAGTACCCATTCACGATTACCAACCACGGGATCAATATCTTCCCACTAGGTGCGATGCGGCTCACCCAAAAGTCATCGAATGTCCGGGTATCATCTGGCGTCAAAGCTTTGGATGCAATGTGCGGTGGTGGCTATTTTAAAGATTCGATTATCTTGGCCACAGGAGCCACTGGGACGGGCAAAACTCTACTGGTGAGCAAATTTATCCAGGAAGCTTGTTTGGCTGGGGAAAGGGCGATTTTGTTTGCCTATGAGGAGTCGCGAGCGCAATTATCGCGGAATGCTTCTTCTTGGGGAATTGATTTTGAAGAGTTGGAGCAACAAGGATTGCTAAAAATTCTGTGTACTTATCCTGAGTCGGCTGGATTGGAAGATCATTTACAAACAATTAAGTCAGAAATTGCCGACTTTCAACCGGATCGAATCGCGATCGATTCGCTCTCAGCTTTGGCGCGAGGTGTAAGCAATAACTCGTTCCGACAGTTCGTAATTGGCGTGACGGGTTATGCCAAGCAAGAAGAAATTACGGGCTTTTTTACCAATACTTCCGACCAGTTTATGGGAGCCAATTCGATTACGGATTCGCATATTTCGACAATTACTGATACGATTTTGATGCTGCAATATGTCGAGATTCGGGGCGAAATGGCGCGCGCGCTTAATGTCTTTAAAATGCGCGGTTCGTGGCACGACAAGGGCATTCACGAATATACGATCAGTAAAGATGGAGCGGAAATCAAGGATTCGTTCCGCAACTACGAGGGGATTATTAGTGGTTCGCCCAGTCGAATTAGTGTCGATGAAAAATACGAACTATCGCGGATCGTGCGCGGCGTTAGCGATAAATCGATCGAGTAG
- a CDS encoding CBS domain-containing protein yields the protein MTASFDNSLGTPPLAEAIDRQPLTVSPHTRVIDAVKLMYETAERSHALLDSSIDRSVDAMWSARSSCVLVMQEERLVGIFTERDLVQLSASGIDMQTTQVREVMHHPVLTMSERDLHNVFAALFLFRRHRIRHLPIVDERQQLVGVVSLDSIRHIVRPTNLLKIRRVAEVMTDRVTTAPPDAVAIELVELMAVGQISCVVIVQPVAGEDDEIQRPVGIVTERDVVRFQAMGLNLYTTTARAVMSTPLFVLSPEDSLWTAHQEMEQRQIRRLVVSWNWGKQLGLVTQTSILRVFDPIEMHNAIEILQHAIQQLGLDLDRVLTQTIDPDTHLRASTHAPEQPEIPNLKVFLNALEHDIEHLVDRPELAVAARQSTLAKILSDLQQFRHLLS from the coding sequence ATGACCGCCTCTTTCGATAATTCGCTTGGTACGCCGCCGTTGGCTGAGGCGATCGATCGGCAGCCGCTGACCGTCTCGCCCCACACTCGTGTCATCGATGCGGTCAAACTCATGTATGAGACTGCCGAGCGCAGTCATGCATTATTGGATAGCTCAATCGATCGATCCGTCGATGCAATGTGGAGTGCGCGTTCTAGCTGTGTATTGGTGATGCAGGAAGAACGATTGGTGGGCATTTTTACCGAACGCGATTTGGTACAGTTGAGTGCATCGGGAATCGACATGCAGACTACACAGGTGCGCGAGGTGATGCACCATCCCGTCCTCACTATGTCCGAGCGCGATTTGCACAACGTTTTCGCCGCACTATTTTTGTTTCGTCGCCATCGGATTCGGCATTTACCGATCGTAGACGAGAGACAACAACTCGTTGGTGTCGTCTCCCTCGATAGCATTCGTCACATTGTCCGACCGACAAATTTGCTCAAAATCCGCCGTGTCGCTGAAGTCATGACCGATCGAGTAACGACGGCACCACCCGATGCAGTCGCGATCGAATTGGTAGAATTAATGGCGGTGGGTCAAATTAGCTGTGTTGTCATCGTCCAACCAGTTGCAGGCGAAGATGATGAAATCCAGCGACCTGTTGGTATTGTCACCGAGCGAGATGTCGTGCGGTTTCAGGCCATGGGATTGAACCTCTATACTACTACCGCACGCGCCGTGATGAGTACGCCGCTATTTGTCCTGAGTCCAGAAGACTCGTTGTGGACTGCTCACCAAGAAATGGAGCAAAGGCAGATTCGACGGCTAGTCGTGTCGTGGAATTGGGGCAAACAATTGGGACTGGTGACTCAGACGAGTATCCTGCGCGTTTTCGATCCGATCGAGATGCACAATGCGATCGAAATCCTCCAACATGCGATTCAACAATTAGGTCTAGATCTCGATCGAGTACTGACACAGACGATCGACCCCGATACTCATCTTAGGGCCTCTACTCACGCTCCCGAACAGCCAGAAATACCGAATTTGAAAGTATTTTTGAATGCTTTAGAGCACGATATCGAACATCTAGTCGATCGTCCCGAACTTGCCGTAGCAGCGCGTCAATCTACACTAGCTAAGATCTTGTCAGATCTGCAACAGTTTCGGCATTTACTTTCATAG
- the kaiB gene encoding circadian clock protein KaiB yields the protein MTPLMKTYVLKLYVAGNTPNSVRALRTLKNILEEEFKGVYALKVIDVLKNPQLAEEDKILATPTLSKVLPPPVRKIIGDLSDREKVLIGLDLLYEELSERDGDF from the coding sequence ATGACTCCACTAATGAAAACTTATGTTTTGAAGCTTTATGTAGCGGGAAATACGCCTAATTCAGTCAGAGCACTGCGAACTCTAAAGAATATATTAGAAGAGGAGTTTAAAGGCGTATATGCGCTTAAAGTAATTGATGTATTAAAAAATCCCCAACTAGCAGAAGAGGATAAGATTCTGGCAACACCCACACTATCAAAAGTTCTACCGCCACCAGTACGGAAAATTATTGGCGATTTATCCGATCGCGAAAAAGTATTAATTGGCTTGGATCTGCTCTATGAAGAACTATCCGAGCGAGACGGAGATTTTTAG
- a CDS encoding circadian clock protein KaiA gives MSGSLTIAVLADSADLFALLGQNLSVERYAVKYFTDRAEFLDYVERVKYELDCLVFYSEHQLLPAIEALYVRGLILPVVIVHRLSPDNLPSHEPLAVANSSASSSYIYQPSEVTLAVTQMSEMGIAIDKAIAKFLNLTPIPSATRQERPAKVETQQHIPEPNFLRQQQSRLSQKLTERLGYLAVYYRRNPSQFFRHLDRRQKQELLDALKLQYRHIVLEYFADSTQIDLQIDEFVSAVFFRDLAVSEIVKIHMELMEEFSDQLKLEGRSEEILLDYRLTLIDIIAHLCEMYRRSIPREM, from the coding sequence TTGTCTGGTTCTCTCACAATTGCAGTTTTGGCTGACTCTGCGGATTTATTTGCGCTGTTGGGTCAAAATTTAAGTGTCGAGCGTTACGCGGTCAAGTATTTCACCGATCGAGCAGAATTTTTAGATTACGTCGAACGGGTAAAATACGAGCTAGATTGCTTGGTTTTTTACTCGGAACACCAACTTCTCCCGGCCATCGAGGCTCTGTACGTGCGGGGACTGATTTTGCCTGTAGTTATCGTACATCGATTGAGTCCAGACAATTTACCAAGCCACGAGCCGCTGGCGGTTGCCAATTCGTCTGCCTCTAGCAGTTATATTTACCAGCCATCAGAAGTAACTTTAGCAGTTACCCAGATGTCCGAGATGGGTATCGCTATTGATAAAGCAATTGCCAAGTTTTTGAATCTCACGCCCATTCCCTCAGCTACTCGTCAAGAGCGACCTGCAAAGGTTGAGACTCAACAGCATATCCCCGAACCAAACTTTTTGCGCCAACAGCAAAGCCGCTTGTCGCAGAAACTTACCGAACGCTTGGGATATCTGGCAGTGTACTACAGACGCAATCCAAGCCAATTTTTCCGCCATCTCGATCGCCGTCAGAAGCAAGAGCTACTCGACGCATTAAAATTACAGTATCGCCACATCGTCCTCGAATATTTTGCCGACAGTACGCAGATCGATCTCCAGATCGATGAATTCGTTAGTGCTGTTTTCTTTAGAGATCTTGCCGTGTCGGAAATTGTCAAGATTCACATGGAATTGATGGAAGAATTCTCAGACCAGTTAAAATTGGAAGGACGTAGCGAGGAAATTTTGCTAGATTACCGCCTGACGCTAATTGACATTATTGCCCATCTGTGCGAGATGTATCGTCGCTCGATCCCGCGCGAGATGTAG
- a CDS encoding recombinase family protein → MESENCQELEVWERLQQARKAKAAQSGYAGYGSPAFGQRSIDGELADNPDEQQIIELIRRHHKSGKSLQQVADWLNQNGHTTKRGQQWQRISVKRVLDRLYGRMPRIVGMEDAQARAKQ, encoded by the coding sequence ATGGAATCCGAAAATTGTCAAGAACTGGAGGTCTGGGAACGGTTACAACAGGCGAGAAAAGCAAAAGCAGCTCAGAGTGGCTATGCAGGCTATGGTTCTCCGGCTTTTGGGCAAAGATCGATCGATGGAGAACTAGCCGATAATCCTGACGAGCAACAGATTATCGAACTAATTCGCCGTCACCACAAGTCGGGCAAATCTCTTCAACAAGTTGCCGACTGGCTCAACCAAAATGGTCATACAACCAAACGAGGACAACAGTGGCAACGGATTTCTGTCAAGCGGGTACTCGATCGTCTCTATGGCAGAATGCCCCGAATTGTCGGGATGGAAGATGCTCAGGCTAGAGCCAAACAATAA
- the ilvN gene encoding acetolactate synthase small subunit, translating to MKHTLSVLVEDEAGVLTRIAGLFARRGFNIESLAVGPAEQEGRSRVTMVINGDDRAIEQLTKQLYKLVNIFKVLDITDVPCVERELMLLKVNATSTHRSEIIELAHIFRARVVDVAEDALTLEVVGDPGKIVAIVQVLQKFGIKEIARTGKVALARESKVNTESLKL from the coding sequence ATGAAACATACTCTATCTGTGTTGGTTGAAGATGAAGCTGGAGTGCTGACCCGGATTGCGGGATTATTTGCCCGGAGGGGCTTTAATATCGAAAGTCTGGCGGTTGGGCCTGCGGAGCAAGAAGGTCGCTCGCGGGTGACAATGGTAATTAATGGGGACGATCGCGCGATCGAGCAACTGACGAAGCAGCTCTATAAGCTGGTGAATATTTTTAAGGTACTAGATATTACCGATGTGCCTTGCGTAGAGCGCGAATTGATGCTGCTTAAAGTTAATGCAACTAGCACGCATCGATCGGAAATTATCGAACTGGCACATATCTTTCGGGCGCGAGTGGTCGATGTAGCTGAAGATGCGCTGACGTTGGAAGTCGTCGGCGATCCGGGTAAGATTGTCGCGATCGTCCAAGTTTTACAGAAATTTGGAATCAAGGAAATCGCCCGTACTGGTAAAGTTGCCCTCGCCAGAGAATCGAAGGTGAATACTGAGTCTTTGAAGTTGTAA